The Microbacterium paraoxydans genome includes a window with the following:
- a CDS encoding ROK family protein, translating to MAEVSTGLGTGRASVSAVLDFAWTAGEFTATEAMAGTSLTRSTAIDAIDTLVTAEVLRELPNARAIGDYRSGRPARRFALAADLGVVMGIDAGDTHLAVTVADLLDRTLVHHRVEVDPAQSVDDRRATILRHLAAARDEAGVPPERVLAVCAGVAAPVNRDGISPPHPDGFWERTNPGLAEALRDWAPVVEVKNDAQLAAIAEGTLGVAVGCRDYVALLASERFGGGVVVDGHVLHGAHGGVGEGVVFDHIIGVGSAVGLRYALEEQARAAVAEGEAPADGALGRLVADGPVDPRLVLTLAASGDPDALHVAERVGATLARVVGVLGSMYDPARVIICGAVAESIEPVLAAARRILPDELHLPAPEILASTLGAEVVSAGAIATARKAARERAVPRLAEQRLTA from the coding sequence GTGGCAGAGGTCTCGACAGGACTCGGCACCGGCCGCGCGAGTGTGAGCGCGGTGCTCGACTTCGCCTGGACGGCCGGCGAGTTCACCGCCACCGAGGCGATGGCCGGCACCTCGCTCACCCGCTCCACAGCCATCGACGCCATCGACACGCTCGTCACCGCCGAGGTGCTGCGCGAGCTTCCGAACGCTCGCGCCATCGGCGACTACCGCTCCGGACGCCCCGCGCGCCGCTTCGCCCTCGCGGCGGATCTCGGTGTGGTGATGGGCATCGACGCCGGGGACACCCACCTCGCGGTCACCGTCGCGGATCTGCTCGACCGCACGCTCGTGCATCATCGCGTGGAGGTCGACCCCGCGCAGAGCGTCGACGACCGCCGGGCGACGATCCTGCGGCATCTCGCCGCCGCGCGCGACGAGGCCGGGGTGCCCCCGGAGCGCGTGCTCGCGGTGTGCGCCGGCGTCGCCGCCCCCGTGAACCGCGACGGCATCTCACCCCCGCACCCCGACGGCTTCTGGGAGCGCACGAACCCCGGCCTCGCGGAGGCTCTGCGCGACTGGGCCCCGGTGGTCGAGGTCAAGAACGACGCCCAGCTGGCCGCGATCGCCGAGGGGACGCTCGGGGTCGCCGTCGGCTGCCGCGACTATGTGGCCCTGCTCGCCAGCGAGCGCTTCGGCGGCGGCGTCGTCGTCGACGGGCATGTGCTGCACGGCGCCCACGGCGGCGTCGGCGAGGGCGTGGTGTTCGACCACATCATCGGCGTCGGCTCGGCGGTCGGGTTGCGGTACGCGCTGGAGGAGCAGGCCCGGGCCGCCGTCGCGGAGGGCGAGGCCCCCGCCGATGGAGCCCTCGGCCGGCTCGTGGCGGACGGGCCGGTCGACCCCCGACTGGTGCTGACGCTCGCCGCCTCCGGAGACCCCGACGCCCTCCACGTCGCCGAGCGCGTGGGCGCGACCCTCGCCCGCGTCGTCGGCGTGCTCGGCAGCATGTACGACCCCGCGCGCGTGATCATCTGCGGCGCCGTGGCGGAGAGCATCGAACCCGTGCTGGCCGCCGCCCGCCGCATCCTCCCCGACGAGCTGCACCTGCCCGCACCCGAGATCCTCGCCTCCACCCTCGGCGCGGAGGTCGTGTCGGCCGGGGCCATCGCCACCGCCCGGAAGGCTGCCAGGGAACGGGCCGTCCCCCGCCTCGCGGAACAGCGCCTCACCGCCTGA
- a CDS encoding ArsR/SmtB family transcription factor: MSQLGHALSSPTRVQMCLALLDGRAWTSGELARAAGVSRSTASEHLTTLLDVRLVALRRQGRHSYVTLASSDAAHIIEAATAYAGKAAPVSSLRSATARDGMALARTCYDHLAGRLGVALFDALVERGHLTPDLAVTATGRDLFESIAGPDALVPSSRRPLVRSCLDWTERRSHLSGHLGAVLLRAARDRGWIHAQQTSRAVTISPAGTAAFPSLFGIPPTLS, encoded by the coding sequence GTGTCCCAGCTGGGACACGCGCTCAGCAGCCCGACCCGGGTGCAGATGTGTCTGGCGCTCCTCGACGGCCGGGCATGGACGTCCGGCGAGCTCGCGCGTGCCGCCGGGGTGTCGAGGTCGACGGCGTCGGAGCACCTGACGACGCTCCTCGACGTCCGGCTCGTCGCACTCCGCCGACAGGGGCGGCACTCCTACGTCACCCTCGCGTCTTCTGACGCCGCGCACATCATCGAGGCCGCGACGGCATACGCCGGGAAGGCGGCTCCCGTCTCGAGCCTTCGTTCGGCGACGGCGCGAGACGGCATGGCCCTGGCCCGCACCTGCTACGACCACCTCGCCGGTCGCCTGGGGGTCGCCCTCTTCGACGCGCTCGTCGAGCGGGGGCACCTCACGCCGGACCTCGCGGTGACCGCGACGGGGCGCGACCTGTTCGAGAGCATCGCGGGGCCGGACGCGTTGGTGCCGTCGTCTCGTCGTCCTCTTGTGCGGAGCTGCCTCGACTGGACCGAACGGCGCTCGCATCTCTCGGGTCACCTCGGAGCCGTCCTCCTCCGCGCCGCGCGCGACAGGGGTTGGATCCACGCTCAGCAGACCTCGCGCGCCGTGACGATCTCTCCCGCCGGCACGGCCGCCTTCCCCAGCCTCTTCGGTATTCCGCCGACACTGTCCTGA
- a CDS encoding flavin reductase family protein produces MRTTRSVDLPVLYFGTPVALITTVNPDGSSNISPISSAWALGTRYMLGLGAEGQAAANIERVRDLVINLPSADLVHAVEAIAPTTGRSPVPAEKVPAYRHEPDKWSLGGFTPVPSDAVIPFRIAECPVQIEARVAQIIPIDDGDALAVEAEVLQVHVHEDILKAHGPDRIDTDKWDPLSYAFRHYFAQGPRVGSNFRAPLLDDPVVA; encoded by the coding sequence ATGAGAACCACGCGGAGCGTCGACCTGCCGGTGTTGTACTTCGGGACTCCCGTCGCGCTGATCACCACGGTCAACCCGGACGGGTCGTCGAACATCAGCCCGATCTCGTCCGCATGGGCGCTGGGGACGCGGTACATGCTCGGGCTCGGTGCCGAAGGGCAGGCGGCCGCGAACATCGAACGGGTCAGGGACCTCGTCATCAATCTCCCCTCCGCCGACCTCGTGCACGCCGTGGAGGCGATCGCGCCGACCACGGGCCGCTCGCCGGTTCCCGCCGAGAAGGTTCCCGCGTACCGGCATGAGCCGGACAAATGGAGTCTCGGGGGCTTCACCCCTGTGCCGTCGGACGCGGTGATCCCGTTCCGGATCGCGGAATGTCCGGTGCAGATCGAAGCGCGCGTGGCGCAGATCATCCCGATCGACGACGGCGACGCGCTGGCGGTCGAAGCGGAGGTCCTGCAGGTCCACGTGCACGAGGACATCCTGAAGGCGCACGGACCGGACCGCATCGACACGGACAAGTGGGACCCTCTCTCCTACGCCTTCCGCCACTACTTCGCCCAGGGGCCTCGGGTCGGCTCCAACTTCCGCGCGCCGCTCCTCGACGACCCCGTCGTGGCGTGA
- a CDS encoding dihydrolipoamide acetyltransferase family protein, with translation MSTQNFPLPDVGEGLTEAEIVAWKVAPGDRVAINDVICEIETAKSLVELPSPHAGVVGELLVDEGATVEVGTPIITFVTDPAAGSGTGSVAPGTVATAEAPAPEEGGGSVLVGYGSGSGATSRRKRPAERPVRSSVGVIAKPPIRKLARDLGVDLTSVTPTGADGEVTRDDVMKHASQASVFRNIETPEWGSVREETVPAPQAPSGLARGLAPVRPSAAGDDRTESIPVKGVRKATSSAMVQSAYSAPHVTVWKEIDATRTMELVKRLKASPDYADIKVSPLLIMARAVIWAVRRTPMVNAAWIDTEAGAEIAVRHYVNLGIAAATPRGLLVPNIKDAQDLSMKDLARALNRLTLTAREGKTPPADQQNGTITITNIGVFGMDAGTPIINPGEAGIVAMGTISQKPWVVDGEVRPRWVTTVAGSFDHRVIDGDGMSRFIADVASILEEPALLVD, from the coding sequence ATGAGCACGCAGAACTTCCCCCTTCCGGACGTCGGCGAAGGGCTGACCGAGGCCGAGATCGTCGCGTGGAAGGTGGCACCGGGCGACCGGGTGGCCATCAACGACGTCATCTGCGAGATCGAGACCGCGAAGTCCCTGGTCGAGCTGCCCTCCCCGCACGCGGGCGTGGTCGGTGAGCTGCTCGTCGACGAGGGGGCGACGGTCGAGGTCGGCACCCCGATCATCACCTTCGTGACCGACCCCGCGGCCGGCTCGGGGACCGGTTCGGTCGCACCCGGGACCGTCGCCACGGCGGAGGCGCCCGCACCGGAGGAGGGCGGCGGGTCGGTCCTCGTCGGCTACGGCTCCGGAAGCGGTGCGACCTCGCGGCGGAAGCGCCCGGCCGAGCGCCCCGTCCGGTCGTCGGTCGGCGTGATCGCGAAGCCGCCGATCCGCAAGCTCGCCCGCGACCTCGGCGTCGACCTCACGAGCGTGACGCCCACGGGTGCCGATGGCGAGGTCACCCGCGACGACGTGATGAAGCACGCCTCCCAGGCCAGCGTCTTCCGCAACATCGAGACCCCGGAGTGGGGGAGCGTGCGCGAGGAGACCGTCCCGGCACCGCAGGCCCCGTCCGGCCTGGCGCGCGGCCTCGCGCCGGTGCGCCCGTCGGCGGCCGGCGACGACCGCACCGAGTCCATCCCCGTCAAAGGCGTGCGCAAGGCGACGTCGTCGGCGATGGTGCAGAGCGCGTACTCCGCCCCGCACGTGACGGTGTGGAAGGAGATCGACGCCACCCGCACGATGGAGCTCGTCAAGCGCCTCAAGGCCTCGCCCGACTACGCCGACATCAAGGTCTCGCCGCTGCTCATCATGGCCCGCGCGGTGATCTGGGCGGTCCGCCGGACGCCGATGGTCAACGCGGCCTGGATCGACACCGAAGCCGGGGCCGAGATCGCCGTGCGTCACTACGTGAACCTCGGCATCGCCGCCGCCACGCCCCGGGGTCTGCTCGTGCCGAACATCAAGGACGCGCAGGACCTCAGCATGAAGGACCTCGCCCGCGCCCTGAACCGGCTCACGCTCACGGCACGCGAGGGCAAGACGCCGCCGGCGGACCAGCAGAACGGCACGATCACCATCACGAACATCGGCGTGTTCGGTATGGACGCGGGCACGCCGATCATCAACCCGGGCGAGGCCGGCATCGTCGCCATGGGCACGATCAGCCAGAAGCCCTGGGTCGTCGACGGCGAGGTGCGTCCGCGCTGGGTGACCACGGTCGCCGGCTCGTTCGACCACCGCGTGATCGATGGCGACGGCATGAGCCGCTTCATCGCCGACGTCGCCTCCATCCTCGAGGAGCCCGCGCTCCTGGTGGACTGA
- a CDS encoding alpha-ketoacid dehydrogenase subunit beta, translating into MPLGKALNAGMRKAMEDDPKVLLMGEDIGKLGGVFRITEHLQRDFGEQRVLDTPLAESALVGTAIGLAMAGFRPVVEIQFDGFVFPAFDQITTQLAKLTNRHEGSLRLPVVIRIPYGGHIGAVEHHQESPEAYFTHTPGLRVVSPSTANDAYWMIQEAIASDDPVIFLEPKSRYWPKGEVELDAPAVPLHSSRVVRTGTDVTLVGHGAMVTTLLQAAALAEAEGTSCEVVDVRSLSPVDYEPILGSVRKTGRMVYAQEAPGFTSLGSEIAATVMERAFYALEAPVLRVSGYDTPFPPAKLEGAYLPDADRILEAVDRSLAY; encoded by the coding sequence ATGCCGCTGGGCAAGGCGCTGAACGCCGGAATGCGCAAGGCGATGGAGGACGACCCCAAGGTCCTCCTCATGGGCGAGGACATCGGCAAGCTCGGCGGCGTGTTCCGCATCACCGAGCACCTGCAGCGCGACTTCGGGGAGCAGCGCGTGCTGGACACTCCGCTCGCGGAGTCAGCCCTGGTGGGCACCGCGATCGGCCTCGCGATGGCCGGGTTCCGTCCTGTCGTCGAGATCCAGTTCGACGGCTTCGTCTTCCCCGCGTTCGACCAGATCACCACCCAGCTCGCCAAGCTCACCAACCGGCACGAGGGGTCGCTGCGGCTGCCCGTCGTGATCCGCATCCCGTACGGCGGGCACATCGGGGCGGTCGAGCACCACCAGGAGAGCCCGGAGGCCTACTTCACGCACACCCCCGGTCTGCGGGTGGTGTCGCCGTCGACCGCGAACGATGCCTACTGGATGATCCAGGAGGCCATCGCGTCGGACGATCCGGTGATCTTCCTGGAGCCGAAGAGCCGGTACTGGCCGAAGGGCGAGGTCGAGCTCGACGCCCCCGCCGTCCCGCTGCACTCCTCGCGGGTGGTGCGGACCGGGACCGACGTGACGCTCGTCGGACACGGCGCCATGGTCACGACGCTGCTCCAGGCCGCCGCGCTCGCCGAGGCCGAGGGCACGAGCTGCGAGGTCGTCGACGTGCGCTCGCTGTCGCCGGTGGACTACGAGCCGATCCTCGGGTCGGTGCGCAAGACCGGTCGCATGGTCTACGCGCAGGAGGCTCCGGGGTTCACGAGCCTCGGCAGCGAGATCGCCGCGACCGTGATGGAGCGCGCGTTCTACGCCCTCGAGGCTCCGGTGCTGCGGGTCTCGGGGTACGACACCCCGTTCCCGCCCGCGAAGCTCGAGGGCGCCTACCTGCCGGATGCCGACCGCATCCTCGAAGCCGTCGACCGCTCCCTGGCCTACTGA
- a CDS encoding thiamine pyrophosphate-dependent dehydrogenase E1 component subunit alpha: MSTSETPLVRVLDETGKVAPTPAAEQYLPLIEAIPDDELAQFYRDMVGIRAIDTQATNLQRQGQLALWPPSRGQEAAQVGSGRAARAQDTIFPSYREHAVTRIRGVDPLDIIKLMRGVSHGGWDPTDPKNGNTRLYTLVLGSQVLHAAGYAMGLTFDGRTGTGDPERDEAVVVYYGDGASSQGDVHEAMVFAASYQAPTLFFLQNNHWAISVPVTTQSRVPLVQRSAGYGIPSVRVDGNDVLASYAVSRVALDEARAGGGPRAIEAVTYRLGAHTTSDDPTKYRGDDEELAWAGRDPIVRMRAFLENRGAEESFFAEVDAEAADAAEDLRARTVQLGPPRADLMFDHVYSEPHPLIEEQKAWRARYEASFEGEGQ; the protein is encoded by the coding sequence GTGAGCACCTCTGAGACCCCCCTCGTGCGCGTTCTGGACGAGACCGGAAAGGTCGCCCCGACGCCGGCTGCGGAGCAGTACCTGCCGCTCATCGAGGCCATCCCCGACGACGAGCTCGCGCAGTTCTACCGCGACATGGTGGGCATCCGCGCGATCGACACCCAGGCCACCAACCTGCAGCGCCAGGGCCAGCTCGCCCTGTGGCCGCCGAGCCGCGGACAGGAGGCGGCGCAGGTCGGCTCCGGTCGGGCCGCCCGCGCGCAGGACACGATCTTCCCCTCGTACCGCGAGCACGCGGTCACCCGGATCCGCGGCGTGGATCCGTTGGACATCATCAAGCTCATGCGCGGCGTCTCCCACGGCGGCTGGGATCCGACCGACCCGAAGAACGGCAACACCCGGCTCTACACGCTCGTGCTCGGCTCCCAGGTGCTGCACGCCGCCGGCTATGCGATGGGCCTCACGTTCGACGGCCGCACCGGCACCGGCGACCCCGAGCGCGACGAGGCGGTCGTCGTCTACTACGGCGACGGCGCCTCCAGCCAGGGCGACGTGCACGAGGCCATGGTGTTCGCGGCCAGCTACCAGGCCCCGACGCTCTTCTTCCTGCAGAACAACCACTGGGCCATCTCGGTCCCCGTCACCACGCAGTCCCGGGTGCCGCTCGTGCAGCGCAGCGCCGGGTACGGCATCCCGAGCGTCCGCGTGGACGGCAACGACGTACTCGCCAGCTACGCGGTGTCCCGCGTGGCCCTCGACGAGGCGCGCGCCGGCGGCGGACCCCGTGCCATCGAGGCCGTGACGTACCGGCTCGGCGCGCACACGACCAGCGACGATCCCACGAAGTACCGCGGCGACGACGAGGAGCTCGCGTGGGCCGGGCGTGACCCGATCGTCCGCATGCGCGCCTTCCTGGAGAACCGCGGCGCCGAGGAGAGCTTCTTCGCCGAGGTCGACGCCGAGGCCGCCGATGCCGCGGAAGACCTCCGCGCCCGCACCGTGCAGCTCGGCCCGCCCCGCGCCGACCTCATGTTCGACCACGTGTACAGCGAGCCGCATCCGCTGATCGAGGAGCAGAAAGCGTGGCGCGCCCGCTACGAGGCGTCGTTCGAAGGAGAGGGCCAGTGA
- a CDS encoding histidinol-phosphate transaminase, with amino-acid sequence MTEPILPRIRPAIASLAPYRQGKQAGPEAFKLSSNENPFDPLPSVLDALQHTTPMNRYPDATAGRLRARLGARYGVEPEQVHVASGSVAILHQLVLATASVGDEVVYAWRSFEAYPSLPLVAGATGVQVPLTADSRHDLDAMADAVTDRTRAIIVCTPNNPTGPIVTSAEFAAFVDRVPSDVLIILDEAYAEFVTAPDAVDGLAERVFEAHPNVVVLRTFSKAYGLAGLRVGYAVGHEKVLDAARTTGIPLSVTSAAENAAIASLDAEAELLERVAVIVERRARLVEGLRAQGWEVPDAQGNFVWLPTGARTDEVAAAFIDADLIVRPFSGDGIRISVGEEAAVARVLEVAATLR; translated from the coding sequence GTGACCGAGCCGATCCTGCCCCGCATCCGTCCCGCCATCGCCTCCCTCGCGCCGTATCGACAGGGCAAGCAGGCCGGTCCCGAGGCCTTCAAGCTCTCCAGCAACGAGAACCCGTTCGATCCGCTGCCCTCGGTCCTCGACGCGCTGCAGCACACGACGCCGATGAACCGGTATCCCGATGCCACCGCCGGCCGCCTGCGTGCGCGGCTCGGGGCTCGCTACGGGGTCGAGCCCGAGCAGGTCCATGTCGCCTCCGGCAGTGTCGCGATCCTGCATCAGCTCGTCCTCGCCACTGCCTCGGTCGGCGACGAGGTCGTCTACGCCTGGCGGTCGTTCGAGGCGTACCCGAGCCTGCCGCTGGTCGCGGGCGCGACCGGGGTGCAGGTGCCGCTGACGGCCGACTCCCGCCACGACCTCGACGCGATGGCCGACGCCGTGACCGACCGCACACGCGCGATCATCGTCTGCACGCCGAACAACCCGACCGGTCCCATCGTCACGTCTGCCGAGTTCGCGGCGTTCGTGGACCGCGTGCCGTCCGACGTGCTCATCATCCTCGACGAGGCCTACGCCGAGTTCGTCACCGCCCCCGATGCCGTCGACGGCCTGGCCGAGCGCGTCTTCGAGGCGCACCCGAACGTGGTCGTCCTCCGCACGTTCTCCAAGGCCTACGGTCTGGCCGGGCTCCGGGTCGGCTATGCGGTCGGCCACGAGAAGGTGCTCGACGCGGCACGGACGACCGGCATCCCGCTGTCTGTCACGTCCGCGGCCGAGAACGCCGCCATCGCGAGCCTCGACGCCGAAGCCGAGCTCCTGGAGCGCGTCGCCGTGATCGTCGAACGCCGCGCTCGTCTCGTCGAGGGGCTCCGCGCGCAGGGCTGGGAGGTGCCGGACGCCCAGGGCAACTTCGTCTGGCTGCCGACCGGCGCGCGCACCGACGAGGTCGCAGCGGCGTTCATCGACGCCGACCTGATCGTGCGTCCGTTCTCCGGCGACGGCATCCGGATCTCCGTCGGCGAGGAGGCGGCCGTCGCCCGCGTGCTCGAGGTCGCGGCGACCCTCCGCTGA
- a CDS encoding ribbon-helix-helix protein, CopG family, with translation MAMTVRLPEELDARLEDIARARHVSKHAVIIEAATRFANSESKTDRVLALADEVTERYGDAITRLEDA, from the coding sequence ATGGCTATGACGGTGCGACTCCCTGAGGAACTCGATGCGCGGCTCGAAGACATCGCACGAGCCCGGCACGTCTCCAAGCACGCCGTGATCATCGAGGCGGCCACCCGGTTCGCGAACAGCGAGTCCAAGACGGATCGAGTTCTGGCGCTCGCGGACGAGGTGACCGAACGCTACGGCGACGCCATCACGCGCCTCGAAGACGCCTGA
- a CDS encoding type II toxin-antitoxin system death-on-curing family toxin, translated as MATEYVEPEQALALIAKLGLHVRDEGLLFSALARPAAGMFGVDAYPTFAEKAAALMSSVAQNHALFDGNKRTALYLTFIFIRLNGYDITFTNDEAFEFVIDVAQSRMDLGEIAQVLAAHIRPVDDRG; from the coding sequence ATGGCCACCGAGTACGTCGAGCCCGAGCAGGCCCTCGCGCTGATCGCGAAGCTCGGCCTGCATGTGCGCGACGAGGGGCTGCTCTTCTCCGCCCTGGCGCGACCCGCCGCCGGCATGTTCGGCGTCGATGCGTATCCGACGTTCGCGGAGAAGGCAGCGGCCCTGATGAGCTCCGTCGCCCAGAATCACGCACTGTTCGACGGGAACAAGCGCACAGCGCTCTATCTCACCTTCATCTTCATCCGGCTGAACGGCTACGACATCACCTTCACGAACGACGAAGCCTTCGAGTTCGTCATCGATGTCGCGCAGAGCCGGATGGATCTCGGGGAGATCGCCCAGGTTCTCGCCGCCCACATCCGTCCCGTGGACGACCGCGGCTGA
- a CDS encoding phage holin family protein: protein MRFIIRVVVNAFAIWVVTLIPVLQVTVRAFPPGETLQLVLTLLAVGALFALVNTIIGTIVKIVAFPLYILTFGLIGFLINGFLLWLTAWITSSFGWGLSVESFWWGVLAALIISIINGIFGFILRPQNKRSRRD from the coding sequence ATGCGCTTCATCATCCGGGTCGTCGTCAACGCGTTCGCCATCTGGGTCGTCACGCTCATCCCCGTGCTCCAGGTCACGGTGCGCGCCTTCCCGCCGGGCGAGACGCTGCAGCTCGTCCTGACGCTCCTCGCGGTCGGCGCCCTCTTCGCGCTGGTGAACACCATCATCGGCACGATCGTGAAGATCGTCGCCTTCCCGCTGTACATCCTCACGTTCGGCCTCATCGGCTTCCTCATCAACGGCTTCCTGCTCTGGCTGACCGCGTGGATCACCAGCAGCTTCGGGTGGGGCCTGTCGGTCGAGTCGTTCTGGTGGGGAGTGCTCGCCGCGCTGATCATCTCGATCATCAACGGCATCTTCGGCTTCATCCTGCGTCCGCAGAACAAGCGCTCCCGCCGCGACTGA
- a CDS encoding low molecular weight protein-tyrosine-phosphatase, with protein MTARDPFRVIFVCTGNICRSPMAEVVFRDLAERQGLGSQIVSRSAGTGDWHLGERADHRTIDALARRGYDGSLHRARQFTAASFAENDLVVALDRTHERILREWAGDEDEDGKVTLLLAFDPDASTHDVPDPYYAGPEMFDSVLGMIETATRGLFRQLEPALRLPRTPRTFGASSGGLP; from the coding sequence GTGACAGCCCGAGATCCCTTCCGCGTGATCTTCGTCTGCACCGGCAACATCTGCCGCTCCCCCATGGCGGAGGTCGTGTTCCGGGACCTCGCGGAGCGGCAGGGTCTCGGCTCCCAGATCGTCTCGCGCAGCGCGGGCACCGGGGACTGGCACCTCGGAGAGCGCGCCGACCACCGCACCATCGACGCCCTCGCCCGCCGTGGCTACGACGGCTCGCTGCACCGCGCCCGCCAGTTCACCGCCGCCTCCTTCGCCGAGAACGACCTCGTGGTGGCCCTGGACCGCACGCATGAGCGCATCCTCCGCGAATGGGCCGGGGACGAGGACGAGGACGGCAAGGTGACCCTCCTCCTCGCTTTCGATCCCGATGCCTCGACGCACGACGTCCCCGACCCGTACTACGCCGGCCCGGAGATGTTCGATTCGGTGCTCGGTATGATCGAGACGGCGACTCGCGGCTTGTTCCGCCAGCTCGAACCCGCCCTGCGCCTGCCCCGCACGCCCCGAACCTTCGGGGCCTCATCAGGAGGACTCCCCTGA
- the purB gene encoding adenylosuccinate lyase, producing MTFQPSLPPQPLSPLDGRYRGAVTGLADFLSEAGLNRARVEVEVEWLIALTDRSLFETTPLSDDDKERLRALYRDFGQAEIDWLAEKEAVTQHDVKAIEYLVRDRLSTLGLDRIAELTHFACTSEDINSASYALTVKRAVEEVWLPALDTVIAKLRELAVEHADAAMLSRTHGQPATPSTMGKELAVFAWRLERVRSQIAGSEYLAKFSGATGTWSAHLAADPDADWPTIAREYIEGLGLGFNPLTTQIESHDWQVELYDRVRHAGGILHNLATDIWTYISLGYFAQIPVAGATGSSTMPHKINPIRFENAEANLEISGALLASLGQTLVTSRLQRDLTDSTTQRNIGVAFGHSLLALDNLRRGLNAISLSRDVLLADLDVNWEVLAEAIQTVIRAEVVAGRSSIQDPYALLKELTRGHRVGAADLASFVEGLEIGDAAKQRLLALTPATYTGIAERLAR from the coding sequence CTGACTTTCCAGCCTTCACTCCCGCCGCAGCCCCTCAGCCCCCTCGACGGCCGCTATCGCGGTGCCGTCACCGGGCTCGCCGACTTCCTCTCCGAGGCCGGACTCAACCGCGCCAGGGTCGAGGTGGAGGTGGAATGGCTGATCGCCCTCACCGACCGTTCGCTGTTCGAGACGACCCCGCTGTCGGACGACGACAAGGAGCGCCTGCGCGCCCTGTACCGCGACTTCGGGCAGGCCGAGATCGACTGGCTCGCCGAGAAGGAGGCCGTCACGCAGCACGATGTGAAGGCCATCGAGTACCTCGTCCGCGACCGGCTCTCCACGCTCGGCCTCGACCGCATCGCCGAGCTGACGCACTTCGCCTGCACGAGCGAGGACATCAACTCCGCGTCCTACGCCCTCACCGTCAAGCGCGCGGTCGAGGAGGTCTGGCTCCCGGCCCTCGACACCGTGATCGCGAAGCTGCGCGAGCTCGCGGTCGAGCACGCCGACGCCGCCATGCTGTCCCGCACGCACGGGCAGCCCGCCACCCCCTCGACGATGGGCAAGGAGCTCGCGGTCTTCGCCTGGCGTCTCGAGCGCGTGCGCAGCCAGATCGCCGGCTCCGAGTACCTCGCGAAGTTCTCCGGGGCGACCGGCACCTGGTCCGCTCACCTCGCAGCCGACCCGGACGCCGACTGGCCGACCATCGCCCGCGAGTACATCGAGGGACTGGGCCTGGGCTTCAACCCGCTCACGACGCAGATCGAGTCGCACGACTGGCAGGTCGAGCTCTACGACCGCGTGCGTCACGCCGGCGGGATCCTGCACAACCTCGCGACGGACATCTGGACCTACATCTCGCTCGGCTACTTCGCGCAGATCCCGGTCGCCGGCGCCACCGGCTCCTCGACCATGCCGCACAAGATCAACCCGATCCGCTTCGAGAACGCCGAGGCCAACCTCGAGATCTCGGGAGCCCTGCTCGCGTCGCTGGGCCAGACGCTGGTCACGAGCCGGCTGCAGCGCGACCTCACCGACTCCACGACTCAGCGCAACATCGGCGTCGCGTTCGGGCACTCGCTGCTCGCTCTCGACAACCTGCGCCGCGGCCTGAACGCGATCTCGCTCTCGCGTGATGTGCTGCTCGCCGACCTCGACGTGAACTGGGAGGTGCTCGCCGAGGCGATCCAGACGGTGATCCGCGCCGAGGTCGTCGCCGGCCGGTCGAGCATCCAGGACCCGTATGCGCTGCTCAAGGAGCTCACCCGTGGGCACCGCGTCGGCGCCGCCGACCTCGCGTCGTTCGTGGAGGGTCTGGAGATCGGGGACGCGGCCAAGCAGCGGCTCCTCGCGCTGACCCCCGCGACCTACACCGGCATCGCGGAGCGCCTCGCCCGCTGA